The following are encoded in a window of Pseudomonas graminis genomic DNA:
- a CDS encoding GNAT family N-acetyltransferase — translation MPMSSAHLIYRAPAVEDLDRLFAIYSDPQTQLFNPSGPMTDKAQAAALLEGWIEHWQTHGYGWWAIARKELPEHIIGFGGIGLHDFLGVQRVNLGYRFAVEAWGQGFATEMGKAALDFGFSSLKLEDVYGYVRPTHAASIRVLEKIGMHRCGELDDVPGQVPSLMFSAVAEPSQ, via the coding sequence ATGCCCATGAGCAGCGCTCACCTGATCTACCGTGCCCCGGCAGTTGAAGACCTCGACCGCCTGTTCGCCATCTACAGCGACCCGCAGACCCAGTTGTTCAACCCTTCCGGGCCGATGACCGACAAGGCCCAGGCCGCAGCCCTGCTTGAGGGCTGGATCGAGCACTGGCAGACCCATGGCTATGGATGGTGGGCCATCGCGCGCAAGGAGTTGCCCGAACATATCATCGGATTCGGCGGCATCGGGTTGCATGACTTTTTGGGCGTGCAAAGGGTCAATCTGGGCTATCGGTTCGCCGTTGAGGCGTGGGGACAGGGGTTTGCCACGGAGATGGGCAAAGCGGCGCTGGACTTCGGGTTTTCAAGCTTGAAGCTGGAAGATGTCTACGGTTACGTCCGGCCGACCCACGCGGCGTCGATTCGGGTGCTGGAGAAAATCGGCATGCACCGTTGCGGCGAGCTCGATGACGTACCCGGTCAGGTCCCGAGCCTGATGTTCAGCGCCGTGGCCGAGCCATCGCAGTAA
- a CDS encoding sensor histidine kinase, translating into MRLADFILQNIEPILQKWEAFARTMTPAANGMDSAELRDHAEQMLRTIAADLQTSQTDEARVSKSKGEAPDSDNVTSAETHAEVRHSSGFTIGQMIAEYRALRTSVLMLWMPPKEVNRADEIADILRFNEAIDQALAESVMTYTDNVDAARNVFLGILGHDLRSPLGAISLSAEVLLRAGDLPPKATKNVSRIYTSVKRSTKIVGDLLDFTRTQLGSGIPVRVARDDFFQACEAMVEEARAYHPDREIDMRGDTRVVAQFDRSRMEQVMSNLIGNAIKHGNPLTPVTVTLMAGAKTVSLSVHNEGPPIEDSVKATLFNPMVRNFQDGKVEYGAAAGLGLGLYIAAAIVDAHNGSIKVDSAADRGTTFTVSLPLIGDAGD; encoded by the coding sequence ATGCGCCTGGCCGACTTCATCCTGCAGAACATCGAACCCATCCTGCAAAAGTGGGAAGCCTTCGCCAGGACCATGACGCCCGCCGCCAATGGCATGGACTCCGCCGAACTTCGCGACCACGCCGAACAGATGCTCCGCACGATCGCCGCTGACCTCCAGACCTCACAGACCGATGAGGCGCGGGTATCCAAGTCGAAAGGCGAAGCGCCCGATTCCGATAACGTCACGTCGGCCGAGACCCATGCTGAGGTCCGTCATTCGTCCGGCTTCACCATCGGTCAGATGATCGCCGAGTACCGGGCCTTGCGCACCAGTGTGCTGATGCTGTGGATGCCGCCCAAGGAAGTGAACCGGGCAGACGAGATTGCCGACATTCTGCGCTTCAACGAAGCCATCGATCAGGCCTTGGCCGAGTCCGTCATGACCTACACCGATAATGTCGATGCTGCGCGCAACGTCTTCCTCGGCATCCTCGGTCACGATTTGCGCAGCCCGCTGGGGGCGATTTCCCTCAGCGCCGAAGTGCTTCTGCGTGCAGGCGACCTGCCGCCCAAGGCAACCAAAAACGTGTCGCGCATCTACACCAGCGTCAAGCGTTCGACCAAAATAGTTGGTGATCTGCTGGACTTTACCCGGACTCAACTGGGCTCGGGAATTCCGGTCCGAGTGGCGCGGGATGATTTTTTCCAGGCCTGCGAAGCCATGGTGGAAGAGGCCAGGGCCTACCATCCGGATCGTGAGATCGACATGCGCGGCGACACCCGAGTCGTCGCGCAATTTGATCGGTCACGGATGGAACAGGTCATGTCCAACCTGATAGGCAACGCGATCAAGCATGGCAACCCCCTGACTCCGGTCACCGTCACGCTGATGGCGGGTGCCAAAACGGTGTCCCTCTCGGTGCACAACGAGGGCCCGCCCATCGAGGACAGCGTGAAAGCAACACTCTTCAACCCGATGGTGCGCAATTTTCAGGACGGAAAAGTGGAATACGGCGCGGCCGCAGGTCTTGGCCTGGGGCTGTATATCGCAGCGGCGATCGTCGACGCCCATAACGGCAGCATCAAGGTCGACTCCGCAGCCGACCGCGGCACCACCTTCACCGTGTCCTTGCCGTTGATCGGTGACGCAGGCGACTGA
- a CDS encoding DUF2938 family protein, with translation MFEFIYLAILIGIGGTALLDLWALLLKALLGLPTPPWHLVGRWFAGMPKGQFVHRKGIGSSPPVPNELAIGWFMHYTVGVLFAAALLFIWGVQWAHAPTFLPALIVGLVTIGAGWFILQPGMGVGMACNKAPKPNVARLQNVVGHVVFATGMYGAALLVG, from the coding sequence ATGTTCGAATTCATCTACCTGGCAATTCTCATCGGCATCGGCGGCACCGCGCTGCTGGATCTCTGGGCGCTGTTGCTCAAGGCGCTGCTGGGTTTGCCGACCCCGCCCTGGCACCTCGTCGGTCGCTGGTTCGCCGGGATGCCCAAGGGGCAGTTCGTGCACCGCAAGGGCATTGGCAGTTCCCCTCCCGTACCCAATGAGCTGGCGATTGGCTGGTTCATGCATTACACCGTCGGCGTGCTGTTCGCCGCGGCGCTGTTGTTCATCTGGGGCGTGCAATGGGCGCACGCGCCGACCTTTCTGCCGGCACTGATCGTCGGACTGGTGACCATCGGTGCCGGCTGGTTCATCCTGCAGCCCGGCATGGGTGTCGGCATGGCGTGCAACAAGGCGCCGAAACCGAACGTGGCGCGGTTGCAGAATGTGGTCGGCCATGTGGTCTTCGCCACTGGCATGTATGGCGCGGCGCTACTGGTCGGGTAA
- a CDS encoding SDR family oxidoreductase, whose protein sequence is MTQTALVVGASGIVGSATTQLLLDNGWQVAALSRRPSQTPGVIPVAADLQDPASVRQALADLKPTHVFLTTWSRQATEAENIRVNAAMVRNVLDALSPAKSVKHVALVTGLKHYLGPFEAYGKGTLPQTPFRESQGRLDIENFYYAQEDEVFAAAKRDGFTWSVHRPHTVTGVAVGNAMNMATTLAVYASICKATGRPFVFPGSRVQWDSLTDMTDARQLAKQQLWAATTPAAADQAFNITNGDVFRWKWMWGQIAEYFGVHPAAFPEKVSPLEEQMANDQGAWDELVRAHGLKEADISRLISPWHTDADLGRPIEVVTDMSKSRTLGFKEFQASDQAFFDVFDTLRAQRLIP, encoded by the coding sequence ATGACCCAAACGGCCTTGGTCGTCGGCGCCAGCGGCATCGTCGGCAGCGCAACCACTCAACTGTTGCTCGATAACGGTTGGCAGGTGGCCGCCCTCTCCCGCCGTCCCTCCCAGACGCCCGGTGTGATCCCCGTCGCGGCAGACCTGCAAGACCCGGCCTCGGTCAGGCAGGCCCTGGCGGATCTCAAACCGACCCATGTCTTCCTCACCACCTGGTCGCGTCAAGCGACGGAAGCTGAAAACATCCGCGTCAACGCCGCCATGGTGCGTAACGTGCTGGACGCGTTGAGCCCGGCGAAGAGCGTCAAGCACGTCGCGCTGGTCACCGGCCTGAAGCATTACCTCGGCCCGTTCGAAGCCTACGGCAAAGGCACCCTGCCGCAGACGCCGTTCCGCGAGTCCCAGGGTCGGCTGGACATCGAGAATTTCTATTACGCCCAGGAAGATGAAGTGTTTGCCGCCGCCAAGCGTGACGGCTTCACCTGGAGCGTGCACCGTCCGCACACCGTTACCGGCGTCGCAGTGGGCAACGCGATGAACATGGCGACTACCCTCGCGGTGTATGCGTCGATCTGCAAAGCCACCGGACGCCCGTTCGTGTTCCCCGGCTCCCGCGTGCAGTGGGACAGCCTCACCGACATGACCGATGCGCGGCAATTGGCCAAACAGCAACTGTGGGCAGCGACGACGCCTGCGGCGGCGGATCAGGCGTTCAACATCACCAACGGCGACGTGTTTCGCTGGAAGTGGATGTGGGGCCAGATCGCCGAGTACTTCGGTGTGCACCCTGCTGCATTCCCGGAGAAGGTGTCCCCGCTGGAAGAGCAGATGGCCAACGATCAAGGGGCATGGGACGAGCTCGTGCGCGCCCACGGTTTGAAAGAAGCCGACATCAGCCGCCTGATTTCGCCGTGGCACACCGATGCTGACCTCGGTCGCCCCATCGAAGTGGTGACCGACATGTCAAAAAGCCGGACCCTGGGCTTCAAGGAATTTCAGGCCAGCGACCAGGCCTTTTTCGACGTATTCGACACGTTGCGGGCCCAGCGCCTGATTCCTTGA
- a CDS encoding DUF2945 domain-containing protein, translating to MAHAFKVGDHVRWNSEAGHIVGKVTKVHTKEVEFMGRHRHASPDAPQYEVKSDKTGHLAMHKEDALEKA from the coding sequence ATGGCTCATGCATTCAAGGTCGGTGATCACGTACGCTGGAACTCCGAGGCCGGGCACATCGTCGGCAAAGTGACGAAGGTGCACACCAAGGAAGTCGAGTTCATGGGCCGGCATCGTCACGCCTCGCCGGACGCGCCACAGTACGAGGTCAAGAGCGACAAAACCGGTCACCTCGCGATGCATAAAGAGGACGCCTTGGAAAAGGCTTGA